A single window of Poecilia reticulata strain Guanapo linkage group LG10, Guppy_female_1.0+MT, whole genome shotgun sequence DNA harbors:
- the tent5d gene encoding SH3 domain-containing protein C23A1.17, producing the protein MSEKKPSQRFHSLNSEQVEVLHQVLSEVVPIHGRGNFPTLELRPRDIIIAVRARLQKQGITVRDVRLNGSTASHVLVRDNGTSYKDLDIIFGVELPSQEEFQVIKESVLGCLLDCLPVGVNRERISSATMKEAYVQKMVKVFNEHDRWSLISLSNNSGKNLELKFVSALRRQFEFSVDSFQIILDRLLESYMQQDVMHKLNAVKLKDQSAESESNSFSTEPSQTSAPDAEKPTVHSSDERGGKPSGTXPREEVHEKESQTEFSQQAEHSEETKSSKGDKGKASAEMDMSEHKGNLNDEEKAPLNAGFEKKQASDESEPQAQTETKCNSELVDQSQPSTTADKLEETKSCDGQQPTGSNLKEACGQKELADYTKPPDEKREIAGQMGRSDTPNASKITQAECLNLAEEPDSTEQSDKTDLSEHFIEDQRSNEADNTQHVSASDTCTSSCAKIEARLEDEGRVETESREQIEAVRESDRKTCEITQEFSAAEEKHLEDTQSIDCPCSTSSTLPLSSTRPTDTDDTLEIHSAQSTGNSEKTASPSDPINPSDTQDNLPTPPGLVSDKKTSSSPSSKVSDRLSHMVVLKHSSPKPPRRMCRKVTPSAHSSRVSESELVVAAYTDLNPCPAGESNKEFDVKPVIPTSDPSTVPTSISLKPNSGPELELSSYSSSDPDLTSAPDADPEILFPSPPDPTSPLPQEVSSSKMDTTDLSESSLKEMLNTPTAMDEQNQSCMKEGVFEPKESELLDSADTPSTNTHDPEKTAEESPAGTGEQTREISLNQPNVTSQETTLSLPSSHAIIPPVLSLSPPHYTPSPPCPSPPPCLTPPSPMLSTMSPTSFSSPPQSFSPTSSCLSSPPYLTPPMLSLSPPPLCVTPPSPCLSPPILCFTPPVESGDLLPQGSSDTESLIINADENEHGDLSSPQSGVSPLEFEETKENDYISSLPQVVEPVSFPITIPSSTSPVLPHPQPGDLAVPSPPKATEASITVPDNKDVPKAAPEITDLCSPSQASDSVPAVEVLAESMYGDFEAAMDHLRYRLIATRNPEEIRGGGLLKYSNLLVRDYRPASETQIKTLERYMCSRFFIDFPDVQEQQRKILSYLKNHFIGEERSKYQYLMTLRRVIDDSTVCLMGHERRQTLNMITVLALKVLGEQNIIPNTDHVTCFYQPAPYLAEHTAPYLAEPSYCSYYIPQGGSTLLYQPYPLHLHPQTGLV; encoded by the coding sequence GTCATCAAAGAGTCCGTGCTGGGCTGCTTGCTGGACTGCCTGCCCGTCGGGGTCAACAGGGAGCGGATCAGCAGCGCCACAATGAAGGAAGCCTATGTTCAGAAAATGGTCAAAGTTTTCAACGAACACGACCGCTGGAGTCTTATCTCGCTGTCGAACAACAGTGGCAAAAATCTCGAGCTCAAATTTGTGAGTGCCCTTCGGCGCCAGTTTGAGTTCAGCGTTGACTCCTTCCAGATCATTCTGGACCGACTCCTAGAGTCCTACATGCAGCAGGACGTTATGCACAAGTTAAATGCTGTTAAGCTGAAGGACCAGTCAGCAGAAAGTGAGAGTAACTCCTTTTCAACCGAGCCCAGTCAGACCTCCGCTCCAGATGCAGAGAAGCCCACCGTCCACTCATCCGATGAGCGAGGGGGCAAGCCAAGTGGGACAGAKCCGAGGGAGGAAGTGCATGAAAAAGAGTCTCAGACCGAATTCTCACAACAAGCTGAGCATTCAGAAGAAACGAAAAGTTCCAAAGGAGACAAAGGGAAAGCATCTGCAGAGATGGACATGTCTGAGCACAAAGGCAACCTGAATGATGAAGAAAAGGCACCTCTGAATGCCGGGTTTGAAAAGAAACAAGCTTCTGATGAATCCGAGCCACAGGctcaaacagaaactaaatgcAACTCTGAGCTTGTAGATCAGTCTCAGCCATCAACGACAGCAGACAAGCTAGAGGAAACGAAGTCCTGCGATGGCCAACAACCAACAGGTTCAAATCTCAAGGAAGCCTGTGGCCAGAAAGAACTGGCTGACTACACAAAGCCGCCTgatgaaaagagagaaatcGCAGGGCAGATGGGACGTTCTGATACGCCTAATGCTTCTAAAATAACTCAGGCAGAGTGTCTAAACCTTGCAGAGGAGCCCGACAGCACCGAGCAATCTGATAAAACAGACTTATCTGAGCATTTCATAGAGGATCAGAGAAGCAATGAGGCAGATAACACTCAACACGTGTCTGCCTCGGACACATGCACATCTTCATGTGCAAAGATAGAGGCGCGGTTAGAAGATGAAGGCAGAGTGGAAACAGAGAGCAGGGAGCAGATTGAAGCAGTAAGGGAAAGTGATAGAAAAACGTGTGAAATCACGCAGGAgttttcagcagcagaggagaaacATTTAGAAGACACACAGAGTATTGATTGTCCCTGCTCCACCTCTTCCACTCTTCCACTCAGCAGCACACGGCCCACTGACACGGACGATACACTAGAGATTCACAGCGCACAATCCACAGGTAACTCAGAGAAAACAGCTAGCCCTTCTGATCCCATCAACCCTTCAGATACTCAGGATAATTTACCCACACCACCTGGCCTTGTTTCTGACAAAAAgacctcctcctctccttcttctAAGGTCTCTGACAGACTGTCTCACATGGTGGTGCTTAAACATTCATCCCCGAAACCCCCGAGGCGGATGTGCAGAAAGGTCACGCCTAGCGCTCACTCCAGCCGAGTGTCTGAAAGTGAGCTTGTTGTTGCAGCCTACACAGATTTAAACCCTTGCCCTGCAGGTGAATCCAACAAAGAGTTTGATGTGAAGCCAGTGATTCCCACTTCAGACCCTTCAACTGTCCCAACAAGTATCTCTCTCAAACCAAACTCTGGACCTGAACTTGAGCTTTCAAGTTACTCGTCTTCAGACCCTGATCTTACCTCAGCTCCTGATGCAGACCCTGAGATACTTTTTCCATCGCCTCCAGACCCCACATCTCCGTTACCTCAAGAAGTATCTTCCTCTAAGATGGACACGACTGATTTGTCTGAATCGAGCCTGAAAGAGATGTTAAACACACCCACAGCGATGGATGAGCAAAATCAGTCCTGCATGAAAGAAGGGGTCTTTGAACCCAAAGAATCAGAGCTTCTTGATTCAGCAGACACACCCAGCACCAACACCCATGACCCTGAGAAAACAGCTGAAGAGTCTCCAGCTGGGACAGGGGAACAGACCAGAGAAATAAGCTTGAATCAGCCAAATGTCACTTCACAAGAAACTACTCTAAGTTTACCGTCTTCCCATGCCATCATCCCCCCAGTACTCAGTCTGTCTCCTCCTCACTACACACCCTCGCCCCCTTGTCCCAGTCCTCCCCCATGTTTGACTCCCCCATCTCCAATGTTAAGCACCATGAGCCCAACGAGCTTTAGCTCTCCACCCCAAAGTTTCAGCCCAACCTCTTCTTGCCTCAGCTCACCTCCTTACCTCACTCCTCCGATGCTCAGCCTTAGCCCTCCTCCACTCTGCGTGACGCCGCCGTCCCCCTGCCTCAGCCCTCCCATCCTCTGTTTCACCCCGCCAGTGGAGTCTGGTGACCTTTTACCTCAGGGATCTTCGGATACAGAGTCTTTGATAATAAATGCAGATGAGAATGAGCATGGCGACCTGTCCTCTCCTCAGTCAGGAGTTTCGCCCTTAGAGTTTGAGGAGACAAAGGAAAATGATTACATCTCCTCTTTGCCTCAGGTTGTCGAGCCTGTCTCTTTTCCAATCACAATTCCAAGTTCCACCTCACCAGTTCTGCCTCACCCTCAGCCTGGGGATTTAGCGGTACCATCCCCTCCAAAAGCCACTGAGGCATCGATCACTGTGCCTGACAATAAAGACGTTCCGAAAGCAGCCCCAGAAATAACTGACCTGTGCAGTCCCTCTCAAGCATCGGATTCAGTGCCTGCAGTTGAGGTCTTGGCAGAGAGCATGTATGGGGACTTTGAGGCGGCAATGGACCACCTGCGCTATCGGCTGATTGCCACCAGAAACCCTGAAGAGATCAGAGGTGGCGGTTTGTTGAAATACAGTAACCTGCTGGTCAGAGACTACCGACCAGCCAGCGAGACTCAGATAAAGACGCTGGAGAGATACATGTGCTCGCGCTTTTTCATCGACTTCCCCGACgtgcaggagcagcagaggaaaattCTGTCCTACTTGAAGAACCACTTCATCGGCGAGGAGAGGAGTAAGTACCAGTACCTGATGACCCTCCGTCGGGTCATAGACGACAGCACGGTGTGCCTGATGGGACACGAACGGCGTCAGACTCTGAACATGATCACAGTTCTTGCTCTGAAGGTTCTGGGCGAACAGAACATCATACCCAACACAGACCATGTGACGTGCTTCTACCAGCCAGCCCCATACCTTGCCGAGCACACAGCCCCGTATCTGGCAGAGCCTAGCTACTGCAGCTACTACATACCACAAGGGGGATCGACTCTGCTGTACCAACCTTACCCTTTACACCTCCACCCACAGACTGGACTAGTCTGA